A region from the Deinococcus sp. QL22 genome encodes:
- a CDS encoding TerD family protein encodes MAVSLSKGGNVSLSKEAPGLTAIVIGLGWDPRATDGKQFDLDASAFMLKDDAKVRADGDFIFYNNKVSSDGSVTHNGDNLTGEGSGDDETLDVDLTKVPAEVQKVALCVTIDQADTRGQSFGQVGNAYIRVLNKANGSEIARYDLSEDASTDTAMIFGEIYRNGADWKFKAVGQGYAGGLAPLARNYGVNV; translated from the coding sequence ATGGCAGTATCACTTTCTAAAGGCGGCAACGTTTCACTTTCCAAAGAAGCACCCGGCCTCACGGCCATCGTCATCGGCCTCGGCTGGGACCCCCGCGCCACCGACGGCAAGCAGTTCGACCTTGACGCCAGCGCATTTATGCTGAAGGACGACGCCAAAGTACGGGCCGACGGCGACTTCATTTTTTACAACAACAAAGTCTCTTCCGACGGCAGTGTGACCCACAACGGCGATAACCTCACTGGCGAAGGCAGCGGCGACGATGAAACCCTCGACGTGGATCTGACCAAAGTGCCTGCCGAAGTGCAGAAAGTCGCGCTCTGTGTCACCATCGATCAGGCCGATACGCGCGGCCAGAGCTTTGGGCAAGTGGGCAACGCTTACATTCGCGTTTTGAACAAGGCCAACGGCAGCGAAATCGCCCGCTACGACCTGTCCGAAGACGCCTCTACCGACACCGCCATGATTTTCGGCGAGATCTACCGCAATGGAGCCGACTGGAAATTCAAAGCCGTCGGTCAGGGCTACGCGGGTGGCCTCGCGCCGCTGGCCCGTAATTACGGCGTCAACGTCTAA
- a CDS encoding tellurite resistance TerB family protein, which produces MSFLNKLKAMGSQAGKEAQDTWSRFNNTAFADATMAACALIGAADGKIDQNERTRTAQFITTSDKLKAFNVADMKTKYDNFCNKITADFDFGKIELMQVIGRVAGKPDQARAVVQLALVIANADGEFSPDEQKVMRDVIFALKLTPAEFGL; this is translated from the coding sequence ATGAGCTTTCTCAATAAACTCAAGGCGATGGGCAGTCAGGCAGGCAAGGAAGCGCAGGACACGTGGAGCCGCTTCAACAACACCGCTTTTGCCGACGCGACGATGGCCGCCTGTGCCCTCATTGGCGCGGCAGACGGCAAAATCGATCAGAACGAGCGCACCCGCACGGCTCAATTTATTACCACGAGCGACAAGCTCAAGGCCTTCAACGTGGCCGATATGAAAACCAAATACGACAACTTTTGCAACAAGATCACTGCCGACTTCGACTTCGGCAAGATCGAATTGATGCAGGTCATCGGGCGTGTGGCGGGCAAGCCGGATCAGGCCCGCGCCGTGGTGCAATTGGCCCTGGTGATCGCCAATGCCGACGGCGAATTCAGCCCCGACGAGCAAAAAGTGATGCGCGACGTGATTTTTGCGCTGAAGCTGACGCCCGCTGAATTCGGCCTCTGA